From the genome of Monomorium pharaonis isolate MP-MQ-018 chromosome 1, ASM1337386v2, whole genome shotgun sequence:
ACGTGGGacgctatgttaaaatataccaACATTACTTTTGAACTGCTTACCGACATTGACATGGTAATGTTTATCGAACGCGGTATACGTGGCGGCTTAAGTCAATGTTCCGGTAGATACGCGCAGGCTAACAACAAGTATATGCAGACGTACGATCCATCGAAACCATCGTCGTACTTAATGTACtttgacgttaataatttgtacggcTGGGCGATGTGTCAGCCACTGCCTTATGGAAAATTTCAATGGGTTAAAGACGTCTCGAATTTCGACGTAAACGCAATCGCTCCGGATTCATCCACGGGATACATTCTCGAGGTTGATCTCGAGTATCCTCGAGACCTTCACGACCAACACATTGACCTACCTTTCTGTCCGACGCGCGATAAACCACCAGGCAAGCGAGAATATAAACTTCTTGCCACGCTCTACGACAAAAAGCGTTACGTCATCCACTACCGAAACTTACAGCTGTGCACGCGTCACGGTCTTTGGGTTACAAAGATACACCGCGTGTTGAAATTCGCGCAATCTCCATGGCTTTGTAAATACATAGAGTTAAATACACAATTCCGGACTCTcgctaaaaatgattttgaaaagaatttatataaattaatgaataacgcGGTTTTTGGAAAAACCATGGAGAATGTGCGCAATCATGTTGACGTTAAGTTATTGACGCAATGGAAGGGTCGGTACGGTGCGGAGGCAATAATCGCGAAACCAAATTTTCATAGTAGATGTATTTTTGCGGAAAATTTAATCGCTGTTGAACTCAGAAAAACTCGAGGTGAAGTTCTATAAGCCGATCTACGTAGGCATGTGTATCCTAGATATTTCCAAGATGTGTCTATACGAATTTCACGACGAGTACATGCAACCTTTATATCGAGATAAATGTAAAGTTATGTATACCGACACCGACAGTCTGATATACCACGTTGAATGTGAGAATATTTACGAGATGATAAAACGCGATATTACTAGATTCGACACAAGCGATTATCCGGTCGACAACGCGTACGGTATGCCtgtcgtaaataaaaaagtaccgGGTCTAATGAAAGATGAAAACAATGGCTTGATAATGACCGAGTTTGTTGGACTTAGGGCAAAGATGTATGCGTTGAAGGTAGACGGAAAAAAGGATACTAAAAAAGCGAAAGGTGTCAGGAACAACGTAGTAACGCGAACCATAACATTCGAAGATTACACCCGCTGTCTGCGAGACGAGATCGAGATGACGCGTTGCCAGTCGTGTATACGGTCCAAGATGCATGAAGTATACACGGTGTCCGAAACGAAAATTGCTCTAAGTCCGTACGACGATAAGAGATACCTCGTACCCGATTCGGTCGAAACGTTACCGTGGGGACATTATCGGATacctttataatattgttttatcggatacctttataatattgttaatactattttatatattttctattttgcgtttgatgtaatttttagtttatattctatgtattttatattttacctttatattttaatattacatttagcgttttatatattttatagtttgcatttcatgtattttacattttacacttattttataatttcacattttatgtttcatctattttacattatacacttatgttacattttatgtattttttatacttttgtaattttatagtatacattttatgttttatttcttatttataaaaaaaaatgtgtggaTTAATACTAAGAACAAtgtattaagaataattatattttatacattatagacatgttctaatattttttatatcaagaacGTGTATGTATTAGTAATAAGAAGAATGTATTGAGAAGGGATAATAAAGAAgtcttgtataattatttttaaaaaaatgtattttatatgtttatattgtacttttatatgattataataataattttaaatggattaaataacattgtctTTGTGTATCCATGAATTGTGCGATCCATCAAATCCCAGCCACTTGACGTAAACCTCATTTCCCTTTTTGCGCAATACTTTCTCTACGAGAAATACGTCCGGGTGAGTCGCGCGATGCAACTCGTgctcgtagaacgctccagCTATAGATGTTCCGCGATAATCCTCTAGTAAATAAGTTACGGGATTGGTACgctgtactttaataattttaaacacctCGGTTGTCCAATTCGGCGTGTAACCCTTCTCAAAGACCGTCTTGAATTTGCTCACGCGTACAAAGTCACCGACTTTAAATTTTGCTGGGCCTGCAATTTTTATCGAGCTATACACCATATCCAAGAGTCTTTCGGCCACAGCGGGAGTTACGTCGATGGGTCGCATACTGATCGTTCGGTGTTTCCGAGTATTGTAATTCGACACGAGAACCGGTAACAGGTCAATCCACTTGTAATTGCCGTTGAGCGTAAACATCTTCCACATGTCGTTTTTCAGCGTACGGTTAAACCGTTCAACGACCGATGCTTTCATTACCGAGTACGtggaataatgattaatattatatttttttaatactttctgCACATTGGCGTTATAAAATTCCTTCCCTTTATCGGtttgcaagtttttcgggcatcTTCCGCTCTTTCGAATTATCTCAGAGATAGCATTGGTCGCCTCGCTTCCACCCTTGCTCTTGAGCGGAACGGCCCACGCGTGCTTGCTCAACACATCAATGACTGTAAGTATGTAGTGGTAGCTCCTGTTGAAACGTGAATATGGAATCATCTCAACGATATCGGCCTGCCATAGATCGTCATAGCCCCGAACTATGACGCGTCTtcgtggaaaattttttctcgctGGAGCATGCAGTTCCTCGACGAGTCGGTGCCTTTCGGAACTAATATTTGATTTCGACGATCTCatgttttatactttattattgatCAAATAATAACGCGCCCGTTTTTTcccgttctgtacccgttaTTTCCTGTACCGTTcccgttctgtacccgttatttcctgttccgttcccgttctgtacccgttaTTTCCTGTTCCGTTCCTGTTTTTTCCCGTTCCGTTTCCGTTTTATAcccgttctgtacccgttaTTTCCTGTTCCGTTCCCGTTCTTTCCCGTTTCGTAcccgttctgtacccgttaTTTCCTGTTCCGTTCCCGTTTTTCCCGTTCCGCTTTTTAcccgttctgtacccgttaTTTCCTGTTCCGTTCCTGTTTTTTCCCGTTCCGTTTCCGTTTTATACCCGTTTTGTAcccgttctgtacccgttaTTTCCTATTCCGTTCCCGTTCTTTCCCGTTTCGTAcccgttctgtacccgttTTTTTCCTGTTCCGTTCCTGTTTTGTTCCCGTTCCGTTGtcgttctttcacgtttgttACACTTTTGTATTGTTGTTTATTACTGCTTTCTACCGTCTTTCAGCAGTGGTTCTTTGTCTTCCGGTACCGATCGATTAGATAATCGTTCGTAACTATTCCTGACCTGATTTAC
Proteins encoded in this window:
- the LOC118647062 gene encoding uncharacterized protein LOC118647062, which gives rise to MINGLEKLALFLGKEKLKIVRSEFSHLSDEEFDLLTRKDIFPYEYVHRVEKLEDTCLPQLESFYSSLTSDTVSESDYAHAVNVWHRFSVRTLGEYSDLYLKTDVLLLTDVFENFRDKCIENYGLDPAHYYTLPGYTWDAMLKYTNITFELLTDIDMVMFIERGIRGGLSQCSGRYAQANNKYMQTYDPSKPSSYLMYFDVNNLYGWAMCQPLPYGKFQWVKDVSNFDVNAIAPDSSTGYILEVDLEYPRDLHDQHIDLPFCPTRDKPPGKREYKLLATLYDKKRYVIHYRNLQLCTRHGLWVTKIHRVLKFAQSPWLCKYIELNTQFRTLAKNDFEKNLYKLMNNAVFGKTMENVRNHVDVKLLTQWKEKLEVKFYKPIYVGMCILDISKMCLYEFHDEYMQPLYRDKCKVMYTDTDSLIYHVECENIYEMIKRDITRFDTSDYPVDNAYGMPVVNKKVPGLMKDENNGLIMTEFVGLRAKMYALKVDGKKDTKKAKGVRNNVVTRTITFEDYTRCLRDEIEMTRCQSCIRSKMHEVYTVSETKIALSPYDDKRYLVPDSVETLPWGHYRIPL